One genomic segment of Arthrobacter sp. zg-Y1110 includes these proteins:
- a CDS encoding GlsB/YeaQ/YmgE family stress response membrane protein, with amino-acid sequence MIGFIIAGLVIGALARLIKPGRQNLGIVATLLLGLVGSVIGGVIASLLGTGDIWELNILGFIVAVVAAILLIGVAEGVAGRGKGNQVRR; translated from the coding sequence ATGATCGGATTCATCATTGCAGGGCTTGTCATCGGAGCCCTCGCGCGGCTGATCAAGCCGGGCCGGCAGAACCTGGGAATCGTTGCGACTCTCCTTCTGGGCCTTGTCGGCTCCGTCATCGGCGGAGTCATCGCGAGCCTGCTGGGCACCGGCGACATCTGGGAGCTCAACATCCTTGGCTTCATCGTCGCCGTTGTCGCCGCCATCCTGCTGATCGGCGTCGCCGAGGGCGTTGCCGGGCGCGGCAAGGGCAACCAGGTCCGCCGCTAG
- a CDS encoding SRPBCC domain-containing protein, whose product MDETASTIYRTHIAAPPGRIWAELTAADTPKAWMWDSVLTGSLAEGSSYAFRYDGEDLITGTVLAVEAPVRLALTFNPEWDGTVAGESPGVLEYTLEQAGDGCDLTVRITGLHGASAVSVDHDTPGIYAGLKTLLEAVPVAGHAEPA is encoded by the coding sequence ATGGACGAGACAGCTTCGACGATCTACCGCACGCACATCGCAGCACCTCCCGGCCGGATCTGGGCAGAGTTGACTGCCGCCGACACCCCGAAGGCCTGGATGTGGGACTCGGTCCTGACCGGATCGTTGGCGGAGGGCAGCTCCTATGCCTTCCGCTACGACGGCGAGGACCTGATCACCGGAACGGTCCTGGCAGTGGAGGCCCCCGTACGCCTGGCCCTGACCTTTAACCCGGAATGGGATGGAACGGTGGCCGGCGAATCTCCCGGTGTCCTCGAATACACCCTGGAACAAGCCGGAGACGGGTGTGATCTGACCGTCCGCATCACCGGGCTGCACGGAGCCTCTGCCGTTTCCGTGGACCACGACACACCGGGCATCTACGCGGGGCTGAAGACCCTGTTGGAAGCAGTTCCCGTGGCCGGACACGCGGAACCTGCCTGA
- a CDS encoding DinB family protein, which yields MENDTRVEPPETAGERETLIGFLDYFRATVHLKAAGLSDADGAKQLLPSLTTVSGLVQHLTDVEQFWFLDRIDGQQGVPTRWSEEDPDGEFRVSESDSLAGLLADYGAACSRSREVLARYDLEDRCRGGNGGQSVRWVLVHMIEETGRHCGHLDILRELLDGSTGD from the coding sequence ATGGAAAATGACACCCGAGTGGAACCGCCCGAGACAGCAGGCGAACGTGAGACCCTGATCGGTTTCCTGGACTACTTCCGGGCCACAGTGCACCTGAAGGCGGCAGGACTCAGCGACGCCGACGGCGCCAAGCAGCTACTGCCGTCCCTCACAACGGTCTCCGGACTCGTTCAGCACTTGACCGACGTCGAGCAGTTCTGGTTCCTGGACCGGATAGACGGACAGCAGGGGGTGCCGACACGGTGGTCCGAAGAGGACCCGGACGGCGAGTTCCGCGTCTCCGAGTCAGACAGCCTGGCCGGGCTGCTCGCCGACTATGGCGCTGCCTGCAGCCGGTCGCGGGAAGTGTTGGCGCGGTACGACCTGGAGGACCGCTGCCGGGGCGGCAACGGGGGACAGAGCGTGCGCTGGGTGCTGGTGCACATGATTGAGGAAACCGGCCGGCACTGTGGACACCTGGACATTCTGCGCGAGCTGCTGGACGGCTCCACCGGCGACTAG
- a CDS encoding GNAT family N-acetyltransferase, with product MPEPLSLRPRTAQDLDTIISWIPDDAALLMFAGPRLSWPPTGAQFAEPAAVPGLTSWVMCAGRTPPLGHAELTVRNGHAHIARVIVNPLFRGQGLSKRLMRMVVGRARAQGARSAGLRVIKGNTVALRAYQQLGFVIDPRGETAEAWVLELDLGEPAANG from the coding sequence ATGCCCGAACCGCTATCCCTCCGCCCACGTACCGCCCAGGACCTGGACACCATCATCAGTTGGATTCCCGACGACGCCGCGCTTTTGATGTTTGCCGGCCCCCGGCTGTCGTGGCCGCCAACCGGTGCACAGTTCGCGGAACCGGCTGCCGTGCCGGGACTCACCTCTTGGGTAATGTGTGCCGGGCGGACACCGCCGCTTGGGCATGCCGAGCTGACCGTACGGAACGGGCACGCGCATATTGCTCGGGTCATCGTAAACCCGTTATTTCGGGGGCAGGGGCTTTCGAAACGGTTGATGCGGATGGTCGTGGGACGAGCCCGCGCCCAGGGCGCCCGGAGCGCGGGGTTGAGGGTCATCAAGGGGAACACCGTCGCCCTGCGGGCCTACCAACAGCTGGGTTTCGTGATCGATCCACGCGGGGAAACCGCGGAGGCCTGGGTGCTTGAACTGGATCTGGGGGAGCCGGCAGCCAACGGTTAG
- a CDS encoding GNAT family N-acetyltransferase — MPLLAQTPDTIQVGRFTLHILTAADWRLEQALSRDGDVIRWTLFPPDLSEDRARYRMSRAAEARGESLLARYSLREGNEVLGTAGISSTVDGTPELMYALLPSGRGRGAATAATRGLSDWALASGIPQVALRTIYGNSLSEAVARRAGFHPVRTEQQRQRGALVKMYYWTRSGSDGARLTD, encoded by the coding sequence ATGCCACTTCTCGCGCAGACCCCGGACACAATCCAGGTGGGGAGGTTCACCCTCCACATCCTGACGGCGGCGGACTGGCGCCTTGAGCAGGCCCTGTCCAGGGACGGCGACGTCATCCGCTGGACCCTTTTCCCGCCGGACCTCAGCGAGGATCGGGCCCGTTACCGTATGAGCCGGGCAGCGGAAGCCCGCGGCGAGAGCCTCCTGGCCCGGTACTCGCTGCGGGAGGGCAATGAGGTGCTGGGCACAGCGGGAATCTCATCCACGGTGGACGGCACGCCGGAGCTTATGTATGCACTGTTGCCCTCCGGCCGCGGCCGAGGCGCCGCCACTGCCGCCACGCGTGGACTCAGCGACTGGGCACTGGCCAGCGGCATTCCCCAGGTCGCCCTGCGCACCATTTACGGAAACAGCCTAAGTGAGGCGGTTGCGCGCAGGGCCGGATTCCATCCGGTGCGGACCGAGCAGCAGCGCCAGCGCGGTGCACTCGTCAAGATGTACTACTGGACCAGATCCGGTTCGGACGGTGCTCGCCTGACGGACTAG